CCAAACTGATCAGGCTTCTTTACAACTATTCCAACTGCTGCAACTGCTGTCTTGCCCTGATGCATTGCTGATACAAGACCAACTACTGCTATTGGAAGACATGCTGCAAGCATCATAAGTCCCTGTGCTACTGTGAGCTCCTTCGGTGTTCCTGAAAGGATTCCTATGTTGGACAATGCTATGAATCCAACAAGAAGTCCGTAGATACCCTGTGTACCCGGAAGAAGCTGGATGATAAGAACCTTTGCGAATTTGCTTGGATCCTCACTTACTACACCTGCTGCCGCCTGACCAGCAACTCCTACTCCATATGCAGATCCCATGCCTGCAAGAATTACTGCAAGCGCAGCTCCCACTAATGCCAAAACCGTTCCCATTGTCATAATATTTTCTCCTCCTAAAATTGGTTTTTTATTTCTTATTTCTGCACTTCTGTACCACTTACTATATCTACGTACTTCGTATTCTCCCTGAACGGCCTGAATGGATTGCCGCCGCCCTCGTAGAATTTGCCGAAGAACTCTACATACTGGAGACGGCATGTATGCACGTATGCTCCAAGCATGTTGATCGCAAGGTTGAACAGATGTCCTACTATAAATACGATGACGAACACTATGGCTCCGAATATTCCATCGCCAGCCATGCTTCCCATCTGGTTTATTACCTGTGCTATAACTCCCGTC
This sequence is a window from Coprococcus eutactus. Protein-coding genes within it:
- a CDS encoding V-type ATP synthase subunit K; this encodes MTMGTVLALVGAALAVILAGMGSAYGVGVAGQAAAGVVSEDPSKFAKVLIIQLLPGTQGIYGLLVGFIALSNIGILSGTPKELTVAQGLMMLAACLPIAVVGLVSAMHQGKTAVAAVGIVVKKPDQFGKAMLFPAMVETYAILALLVSILAVNGIKL